From the genome of Leptospiraceae bacterium, one region includes:
- the rpmG gene encoding 50S ribosomal protein L33 — MRELIKLACTGCEKPGKSTYFQTKNKKTKSEKLITKKYCKFCKKHADHKETKV, encoded by the coding sequence ATGAGAGAACTGATCAAACTTGCTTGTACTGGCTGCGAGAAACCCGGCAAATCAACCTATTTTCAAACTAAGAATAAAAAGACGAAATCAGAAAAGCTTATTACTAAGAAATATTGCAAATTCTGTAAAAAACACGCAGATCACAAAGAAACAAAGGTTTAA
- a CDS encoding TraR/DksA C4-type zinc finger protein — protein MPKALDPKVTKELKEALLEKKVSLLEKLNVWEDKSSPSGMKEMGDLADMASEINEEALSSVLTENEIDLLNQIEHALQKIEDGTYGICEGTNKKIPLARLRAIPWTPYTIEYAEIASKNKAKHISKGSSDQFHSKGNMESDYFD, from the coding sequence ATGCCTAAGGCTTTAGATCCAAAAGTAACTAAAGAACTGAAGGAAGCTCTGTTAGAAAAAAAAGTTTCTCTTCTGGAAAAGTTGAATGTCTGGGAAGACAAAAGTTCTCCCTCCGGAATGAAAGAGATGGGAGACCTGGCAGACATGGCTTCTGAAATTAATGAAGAAGCTTTGAGTTCAGTTTTAACCGAAAACGAGATAGATCTTCTGAATCAAATAGAACATGCTCTTCAAAAAATTGAAGATGGTACCTATGGGATCTGCGAAGGAACTAACAAAAAAATTCCTCTTGCTCGCTTGCGTGCCATACCCTGGACTCCCTATACCATCGAATACGCTGAGATAGCTTCAAAAAATAAAGCCAAGCATATTTCTAAAGGAAGCAGTGATCAATTTCATTCCAAAGGAAACATGGAATCTGACTATTTTGATTAA